In a single window of the Streptomyces cinnabarinus genome:
- a CDS encoding SpoIIE family protein phosphatase, whose product MVGVPDGQEADQAPTSSRTRVGRPLLSLALASMMDEVHAHSGAVYLMAAEEPVLEMAVMAGLPRAFSAPWERVGLSAPVPVADAVRERRLVWVGGEEDMARLYPRISVVLPYPFALAALPVATASTAYGAIFVTWPGSHPPDLSERERTHLTAACDRLAARLARALQDSVPLLPEPDLLSAPSLAGAAGTLGTVESARMVARLPYGLCSLDLHGRICFANAAAAELIGAPVSQLLGTLLWASVPWLNDPVYEDRYRAALLSQQSTSFVALRPPGDWLSFRLYPSTNGLSVRISRARAVAEMNRAHRPTGEAPSRLVTMSQLLNLAGALTEAVGVQDVVQLVADQIAPAVGSQALVVLGSRAGRLHVLGHHGYPDARFVEQFDGLPLTERTPGTHALTTGVPAFFEDRQQLERLYPVREATPDGFAAWAYLPLIASGRPVGTVLLAYAEPHAFPADERAVLTSVGGLIAQALERAVLYDAKHHLAHGLQAALLPHSLPPLPGIEAAARYLPATQGMDIGGDFYDLVPAQGEAAAVIGDVQGHNVTAAGLMGQIRTAVRAYTTVGQPPEEVMRSTNRLLIDLGADLFASCLYLRLDPAHGRAVMARAGHPPPLLRRPDGKVRVLDLAGGPLLGIDGAAVYQTTEVDLAPGSVLALYTDGLIESPGTDIEDALADLGTLLAEAGDVPLDELADRLVESRALPRGRLDDVAVLLLRAEQ is encoded by the coding sequence GTGGTCGGTGTGCCCGACGGGCAGGAGGCCGACCAGGCACCGACCAGCAGCAGGACGCGGGTCGGCCGGCCGCTGCTGTCCCTCGCGCTGGCCTCGATGATGGACGAGGTCCACGCGCACTCCGGCGCGGTCTATCTGATGGCCGCCGAGGAGCCGGTACTGGAGATGGCGGTGATGGCCGGGCTGCCCAGGGCCTTCTCGGCGCCCTGGGAACGGGTCGGGCTGAGCGCGCCGGTCCCGGTGGCCGACGCGGTGCGCGAGCGGCGGCTGGTGTGGGTCGGCGGCGAGGAGGACATGGCCCGGCTGTACCCGCGGATCTCGGTGGTGCTGCCGTACCCGTTCGCGCTGGCGGCGCTGCCGGTGGCGACCGCCTCCACGGCCTACGGCGCGATCTTCGTGACCTGGCCGGGTTCGCACCCGCCCGATCTGTCCGAGCGGGAGCGCACCCATCTGACGGCCGCCTGCGACCGGCTCGCCGCCCGGCTGGCGCGCGCCCTGCAGGACAGCGTCCCGCTGCTGCCCGAACCGGATCTGCTCTCCGCGCCCTCGCTCGCGGGGGCGGCCGGAACGCTCGGCACGGTGGAGTCGGCGCGGATGGTGGCCCGGCTGCCGTACGGGCTGTGCTCGCTGGATCTGCACGGGCGGATCTGCTTCGCCAACGCGGCGGCGGCCGAGCTGATCGGCGCCCCGGTCAGCCAGCTGCTGGGGACCCTGCTGTGGGCGTCGGTGCCCTGGCTCAACGATCCGGTCTACGAGGACCGCTACCGGGCCGCGCTGCTCAGCCAGCAGAGCACCTCCTTCGTGGCGCTGCGGCCGCCGGGCGACTGGCTGTCGTTCCGGCTGTACCCGAGCACCAACGGGCTGAGCGTCCGGATCAGCCGGGCCCGTGCGGTGGCCGAGATGAACCGGGCGCACCGGCCCACCGGTGAGGCGCCGTCACGGCTGGTCACCATGTCCCAGCTGCTGAACCTGGCCGGCGCGCTCACCGAGGCGGTGGGTGTGCAGGACGTGGTGCAGCTGGTCGCGGACCAGATCGCCCCGGCCGTCGGCAGCCAGGCGCTGGTGGTGCTGGGCTCCCGGGCGGGGCGGCTGCATGTGCTCGGCCATCACGGCTATCCGGACGCGCGCTTCGTGGAGCAGTTCGACGGGCTGCCGCTCACCGAGCGCACGCCGGGCACCCACGCCCTGACCACCGGTGTGCCGGCGTTCTTCGAGGACCGGCAGCAGCTGGAGCGGCTGTATCCGGTCCGGGAGGCCACGCCGGACGGGTTCGCGGCCTGGGCGTATCTGCCGCTGATCGCCTCGGGCCGCCCGGTGGGCACGGTGCTGCTCGCCTACGCCGAGCCGCATGCCTTCCCCGCCGACGAGCGGGCGGTGCTGACGAGCGTGGGCGGGCTGATCGCCCAGGCCCTGGAGCGGGCGGTGCTCTACGACGCCAAGCACCATCTGGCGCACGGCCTCCAGGCGGCGCTGCTGCCGCACAGCCTGCCCCCGCTGCCCGGGATCGAGGCGGCCGCCCGCTATCTGCCGGCGACCCAGGGCATGGACATCGGCGGCGACTTCTACGACCTGGTGCCCGCGCAGGGAGAGGCCGCGGCGGTGATCGGGGATGTACAGGGCCACAATGTGACGGCGGCCGGTCTGATGGGGCAGATCCGTACGGCGGTACGGGCGTACACGACCGTCGGGCAGCCGCCCGAGGAGGTCATGCGCAGCACCAACCGGCTGCTGATCGACCTGGGCGCCGATCTGTTCGCGAGCTGTCTGTATCTGCGTCTCGACCCGGCGCACGGGCGGGCCGTGATGGCGCGGGCGGGTCATCCGCCGCCGCTGCTGAGACGGCCGGACGGGAAGGTACGGGTGCTCGACCTGGCCGGGGGTCCGCTGCTGGGCATCGACGGCGCCGCCGTCTACCAGACGACGGAGGTCGACCTGGCGCCCGGATCCGTCCTGGCGCTGTACACCGACGGCCTGATCGAGTCGCCGGGCACCGACATCGAGGACGCCCTCGCCGATCTGGGCACGTTGCTGGCCGAGGCCGGGGATGTGCCGCTGGACGAGCTGGCGGACCGGCTCGTGGAGTCGCGCGCGCTGCCGCGGGGGCGGCTGGACGATGTGGCGGTGCTGCTGCTGCGGGCGGAGCAGTGA
- a CDS encoding S1 family peptidase → MSHKRMPKRKAAIAAGGVAALGAAAILLPNANASQDGGSDDAAAPRTLKAADASDLASQLEGLLGDAFAGSYYDADNQQLVVNVIPGDNNNVIVQAKKAGAKVREVDNSLAELDAGAQTLKSEATIAGTSWAVDPRTNKILVTADSTVTGAKWDQLESTVQSLGSGMATIKKSQGTFKTFLSGGDAIFAGGARCSAGFNVTAGDGSPAFLTAGHCGVAAAQWSDAEGGAPIATVDAATATFPGEGDFALVKYDDPATEAPSEVNLGDQTVAINQAAEAEVGLQVFRMGSTTGLSDGQVLGLNATVNYPEGTVTGLIQTDVCAEPGDSGGSLFTQDGQAIGLTSGGSGDCTVGGETFFQPVTTALEATGATLGAGDAAGDAGAGAGEEAGAGEEAGAGEEAGAGAGAGEEAGAGEDAGADQDAGAGEEAGAGEDAGLGEEVGVGEEAGADDAGVNEQH, encoded by the coding sequence TTGAGTCACAAGCGAATGCCGAAGCGCAAGGCCGCGATAGCGGCGGGCGGTGTGGCGGCGCTCGGAGCGGCCGCGATCCTGCTGCCGAACGCCAACGCGTCCCAGGACGGCGGCTCGGACGACGCCGCAGCGCCCCGGACCCTGAAGGCGGCGGACGCCTCGGACCTCGCCTCACAGCTCGAGGGGCTGCTCGGCGACGCCTTCGCCGGCTCGTACTACGACGCCGACAACCAGCAGCTCGTCGTCAATGTCATCCCCGGCGACAACAACAACGTCATCGTGCAGGCGAAGAAGGCGGGCGCGAAGGTCCGCGAGGTCGACAACAGCCTCGCCGAACTGGACGCCGGCGCGCAGACCCTGAAGTCCGAGGCGACCATCGCAGGCACGTCCTGGGCCGTCGACCCGCGGACCAACAAGATCCTCGTCACCGCGGACAGCACGGTCACCGGCGCCAAGTGGGACCAGCTGGAGTCGACCGTGCAGAGCCTCGGCTCCGGCATGGCGACCATCAAGAAGTCCCAGGGCACCTTCAAGACCTTCCTCTCCGGCGGCGACGCCATCTTCGCGGGCGGGGCGCGCTGCTCGGCGGGCTTCAACGTCACCGCGGGCGACGGCTCCCCGGCCTTCCTGACGGCCGGTCACTGCGGGGTCGCGGCCGCCCAGTGGTCGGACGCCGAGGGCGGTGCCCCGATCGCCACCGTCGACGCGGCCACCGCCACCTTCCCGGGTGAGGGCGATTTTGCGCTCGTCAAGTACGACGACCCGGCGACCGAGGCGCCGAGCGAGGTCAACCTCGGCGACCAGACCGTCGCGATCAATCAGGCTGCCGAGGCCGAGGTCGGTCTCCAGGTGTTCCGGATGGGCAGCACCACCGGACTGAGCGACGGTCAGGTCCTCGGCCTCAACGCCACCGTCAACTACCCCGAGGGCACGGTCACCGGGCTCATCCAGACCGACGTCTGCGCCGAGCCCGGCGACAGCGGCGGCTCGCTGTTCACCCAGGACGGCCAGGCGATCGGCCTCACCTCGGGCGGCAGCGGTGACTGCACCGTGGGCGGCGAGACGTTCTTCCAGCCGGTCACGACCGCGCTGGAAGCAACCGGTGCGACGCTCGGCGCGGGCGACGCGGCGGGTGACGCGGGCGCCGGTGCGGGCGAGGAGGCCGGTGCCGGTGAAGAGGCGGGCGCCGGTGAGGAAGCCGGTGCCGGTGCGGGCGCCGGTGAAGAGGCCGGAGCCGGTGAGGACGCCGGTGCCGATCAGGACGCCGGTGCGGGCGAGGAGGCCGGAGCCGGTGAGGACGCGGGCCTCGGCGAGGAGGTCGGCGTCGGCGAGGAGGCCGGTGCCGACGACGCGGGCGTGAACGAGCAGCACTGA
- a CDS encoding PaaI family thioesterase has product MTMTTAEADKILTDNFAPWVLELGLTVEGLDEHRAILRLPWSPRLAREGGALSGQALMAAADTATVLAVSAARGAYGPMTTVQQSTTFQRAVSGSDVLIEAVVTKSGRRMAFADITMTDDGTGEIAARASTVYAILG; this is encoded by the coding sequence ATGACGATGACCACCGCCGAAGCCGACAAGATCCTCACCGACAACTTCGCCCCTTGGGTCCTCGAACTGGGGCTGACCGTGGAGGGCTTGGACGAGCACCGCGCGATTCTGCGTCTGCCCTGGTCACCGCGGCTGGCCCGGGAGGGCGGGGCGCTGTCGGGCCAGGCCCTGATGGCCGCGGCCGACACCGCGACCGTGCTCGCCGTGTCGGCGGCTCGCGGGGCGTACGGGCCGATGACGACGGTGCAGCAGTCGACCACGTTCCAGCGCGCGGTGTCCGGATCGGATGTCCTGATCGAAGCGGTCGTCACCAAGTCGGGCCGCCGGATGGCGTTCGCCGACATCACGATGACCGACGACGGGACGGGCGAGATCGCGGCCCGGGCGAGCACGGTCTACGCGATCCTGGGCTGA
- a CDS encoding type A2 lantipeptide, translating to MNSTPQVETVEISDAELDNVSGGLSVNALGTVTGLVDGIAPVSGLVDTVVGTVEGATGLSTAPVTNLVAGL from the coding sequence ATGAACTCCACCCCCCAGGTTGAGACCGTCGAGATCTCCGACGCCGAGCTGGACAACGTCTCCGGCGGCCTTTCCGTGAACGCCCTCGGCACCGTCACCGGCCTGGTGGACGGCATCGCCCCGGTCTCCGGCCTGGTCGACACGGTCGTCGGCACCGTCGAGGGCGCCACCGGCCTGAGCACCGCGCCGGTCACGAACCTGGTCGCCGGTCTCTGA
- a CDS encoding HlyD family efflux transporter periplasmic adaptor subunit produces MQFRQQALAKLQSPEELDLPVRFARPQGWLVLSVTVVVMAAASVWAVTGSVTSTVGAPAILTHGQGSYLLQSPVAGQVTAVLAEQGERLPADAPVLKVRTADGETVVRTVAAGRVTALAATIGQIISTGANVAAVEKVKGAGDPLYATVYVPAENAASIPDDAAVDLTVQSVPTQEYGVLRGHVKSVDRSAQSAQSIASFLGDSQLGEQFTKDGRPVAVLVKLDKSADTKSGYRWSSADGPPFSLTSMTLAEASLRLADERPVDWLLP; encoded by the coding sequence GTGCAGTTCCGCCAACAGGCCCTCGCCAAGCTCCAGTCACCGGAGGAGCTCGATCTTCCGGTGCGTTTCGCCCGGCCCCAGGGCTGGCTCGTGCTGTCCGTGACGGTCGTCGTCATGGCGGCCGCGTCCGTATGGGCGGTGACCGGGTCGGTGACCTCCACGGTCGGCGCGCCGGCCATCCTCACCCACGGGCAGGGCAGTTACCTCCTCCAGAGCCCGGTCGCGGGGCAGGTCACCGCGGTCCTCGCCGAGCAGGGCGAGCGGCTGCCCGCCGACGCCCCCGTCCTGAAGGTCCGTACCGCCGACGGCGAGACGGTCGTGCGCACGGTCGCCGCGGGCCGGGTCACCGCGCTCGCCGCCACCATCGGCCAGATCATCTCCACCGGCGCGAACGTCGCCGCCGTGGAGAAGGTGAAGGGCGCCGGGGACCCGCTGTACGCGACGGTCTACGTGCCCGCCGAGAACGCGGCGTCCATCCCCGACGACGCCGCCGTGGACCTCACCGTCCAGTCGGTACCGACCCAGGAGTACGGCGTGCTGCGCGGCCATGTGAAGTCGGTGGACCGCTCCGCCCAGTCCGCGCAGTCCATCGCCTCCTTCCTCGGCGACAGCCAGCTCGGCGAGCAGTTCACCAAGGACGGCAGGCCGGTGGCGGTCCTGGTGAAGCTGGACAAGTCCGCGGACACGAAGAGCGGTTACCGGTGGTCGTCCGCCGACGGCCCGCCCTTCTCCCTCACCTCCATGACCCTGGCCGAGGCCTCGCTGCGCCTCGCCGACGAGCGTCCCGTCGACTGGCTGCTGCCGTGA